Genomic window (bacterium):
GCCCCACCGCTCGGCCAAATCCGGCACGATCGCCCCGCCGTCCCCGTACCGGACGAGGCCTTCGTACACCGCCTCCTTGATGTACCCGGAGGCCACGCCGGAGTCGACGTGGGGATCGAGATCCGGCGGGTTCGCCGACAACCCCCAGATGAAGGTGCCGCCCCGCTTGGGCTGCTCCGGGGCCGCCGCGCCCCACGACGCGGCGCCGGATGCGAGCAGCGCGCAGGTGACGATCACGCCGAGCAGGAGCCGCATCATCTCCCCTCTCTCTGGGCCGCGATCTCCTCGAGCGTCTTGCCTGCCTCGAGGGAGGCCCGGGTCTCGCGCTCGCGGCGTGAGGCGGCTTCTCCGCGCTCGATGATCGCCTCCACCCGGGAGGGCGGAATGATCAACACGCCGTCGTCGTCGGCGAGCACGTAATCCCCCGGCGCCACGCGAACCCCGCCGCAGGTCACCGGTTCCCCCACCGTGCCCGGGGGGCTCGCCGGTCTCGACGTCAGCGCCGAGATCCCGCGGGCGAACACCGGGAGGCGGAACTCGAGCAACTCCGGGAGATCGCAGACCGGCCCGTCGATCACGACACCGGCGATCCCCTTCTGCCTGGCGGCCAGCGCCAGCATGCCCCCGAACGACGCGTGGCGCACGTCGCCGCCGCGGGCAATCACCAGCACGTCCCCCGGCCGCGCTTCGCGGATCCCCCGGCGGTTGATCGCGTTATCGC
Coding sequences:
- a CDS encoding RraA family protein — its product is MDPIIERLSRLVTSTLGHFVDEGFLDVGVRPVFHPVRCAGPAVTVDSRDNAINRRGIREARPGDVLVIARGGDVRHASFGGMLALAARQKGIAGVVIDGPVCDLPELLEFRLPVFARGISALTSRPASPPGTVGEPVTCGGVRVAPGDYVLADDDGVLIIPPSRVEAIIERGEAASRRERETRASLEAGKTLEEIAAQREGR